One part of the Hydrogenobacter sp. T-2 genome encodes these proteins:
- a CDS encoding IS256 family transposase, whose protein sequence is MNTPSGQIKVSIPRDRLSEFEPTLVPKGEKVLLKELQEKLFLLYSKGLSTRDIQDILEDIYGTRLSASTISRLTDRIMPEVKDWLSRPLKEKYVAIFIDCMFPTVKEADKVVKKALYVVAGIDTDGYKEILGFWLARQESASFWVNVFNDLKARGVEDILVVVSDELKGIQEAVRSVYPMSDHQKCLVHKVRNSPKKVKYKDRKRVASALRAIYMSSTQPQAKENFERFKREYQAEYPQVVKDWERDLEEILTFYKYPYEIRRMLATTNFVESINSKIRKVIYGKRIFPTDEALLKVCYGVAMDLEEKWKKPLRDWERIYAQLIILFEGRL, encoded by the coding sequence ATCAATACCCCCTCAGGTCAAATCAAAGTCTCTATACCAAGAGATAGACTATCTGAGTTTGAGCCCACTCTCGTCCCAAAAGGCGAAAAAGTCCTGCTTAAAGAACTCCAAGAAAAACTCTTCCTCCTATACTCTAAAGGCTTATCTACAAGAGACATACAAGACATCCTTGAAGACATCTACGGCACAAGACTATCTGCAAGCACCATATCAAGGTTAACTGACAGAATAATGCCAGAAGTCAAAGACTGGCTATCAAGACCACTAAAAGAAAAGTATGTAGCCATATTCATAGACTGCATGTTCCCTACAGTCAAAGAAGCAGACAAGGTAGTAAAGAAAGCCCTGTATGTGGTAGCTGGCATAGACACAGATGGCTACAAAGAGATACTTGGCTTTTGGCTTGCAAGACAGGAAAGTGCCAGCTTTTGGGTAAATGTTTTCAATGACCTCAAGGCAAGAGGAGTAGAGGACATACTTGTAGTGGTAAGCGACGAGCTAAAGGGTATACAAGAAGCTGTAAGGAGCGTATATCCCATGAGTGACCATCAGAAGTGTCTTGTTCACAAGGTAAGGAACAGCCCAAAGAAGGTCAAATATAAAGACAGGAAGAGAGTAGCCAGTGCATTGAGGGCAATATACATGTCCTCCACGCAACCGCAAGCGAAGGAGAACTTTGAGAGGTTTAAGAGGGAATACCAAGCAGAGTATCCACAGGTAGTGAAGGACTGGGAAAGAGACCTTGAGGAAATATTGACCTTTTACAAGTATCCTTATGAGATAAGGAGGATGTTAGCGACGACGAACTTTGTGGAGAGTATAAACAGCAAGATAAGGAAGGTGATATATGGCAAGAGGATATTTCCGACGGATGAGGCGTTGTTGAAGGTGTGTTATGGAGTAGCTATGGACTTAGAGGAGAAGTGGAAGAAGCCTTTGAGGGACTGGGAGAGGATATATGCCCAGCTGATAATTCTTTTTGAGGGTAGGCTATGA
- a CDS encoding urease subunit beta: MRPGELIVEQGYIDINNGRKTQKVLVKNTGDRPIQVGSHMHFFEVNQFLEFDREKAYGYRLNIPAGTAIRFEPGETKEVELVEIGGFRNVYGFNQLVMGNLEREKNTAISRAVSLGFIKRDRR; this comes from the coding sequence ATGAGACCAGGAGAACTCATAGTGGAGCAAGGATACATTGATATAAACAATGGCAGAAAAACTCAGAAAGTATTGGTAAAAAATACTGGTGACAGGCCTATACAGGTTGGTTCTCATATGCACTTTTTTGAAGTAAACCAATTTTTAGAATTTGACAGAGAAAAGGCATATGGATACAGGCTAAATATTCCAGCTGGAACGGCTATACGATTCGAACCAGGTGAAACCAAAGAAGTTGAATTAGTAGAGATAGGTGGTTTTAGAAATGTATACGGCTTTAACCAATTGGTAATGGGCAATCTAGAAAGGGAAAAGAATACTGCAATTAGTAGAGCCGTAAGTTTAGGGTTTATTAAGAGAGATAGGAGGTAG